ccctcttcctgttttgtcgtgcagtataattctttaatttcgattatttaattaaggtttacaacgtttacaattaacgtaaattgtatttgttgcgaaaaaggtagggacaaaactgtgtttgtaaccgaaaatttctggagtcgaagtggctccctgtttgttaccgaaaatttctggagtcaaaGTGACTCCCCCCGTAACctcagtggagtcatctgaacaattttggcgtaaaagACGCCAAATTTGacgtatttgcgaaccctgctATTATATTATAGCATACTATCAGCCTactccctaggcgttctctcttgccccATTGTgcgcgcgaagtctgggaaagagcAGGCGAGAGAAAGCGTTCTCGGCTTAAGTTCTCGGCGtgtatctctcggtgacgtcacagttcacagtagagtccaggattgaccgagtcgagaacgcctagggactatgCTAGCATACTATTATAGCTTATTAAGGATGCTACTAGTCACTACTGACTTGTAGACACATTTTTCGGCCCACAcagcaatttttatttaatgataAGGTTTTAACTCTCTGTCGTTATACCGGACAACGAGCGGCGAATTTACGCTCTTACGGTACTGGACAAATTTGTAGTCGGTTGCCGAAACTTTGTCCAGTATACCTCGTGAACCCTAGCGATATCGCGATTGTGTCATTATAACGATAGATCAGACTGCAAATAGAAATAGTTACCGTAACATCTCCTCAAAAATATACGTGTAAACAAGCAGATTTTCGAAGTGAACAAAAAGTTGTCAGTTGTCTGGTTGATttcttttgaaattaaaaacggcaccatggcaacgtaatggcAAACAAGAAACAGTAAATGGTTACTCATGGTTGCCGATAAGTCACGTGGATAGAAACGAAagtcaagtatttttttcagttttaggAACCCGAAATTGGGAAATTAGATCATGTTACCTCTCCCATTTTGATGGAGTTAAAAGTTTAACCTGTATCAAAGGCCTGTATCGCAGATGCGTTTTAACATCATTTCCGAAAGGAGCGTGTTTTGCGAAAATTTCTGCTATGCCAACCCTGCGCATTGTGACGACCTAGTATTAACTGAATACTTAAAAATGTAAAGGCGCCGCTAGTAGCTGATTAATTCGCAAACATATTCGAGTCACGTATATAGATTTTTTCAACGGAGGTATACAGTTTTGACATCCTTTATATTTAAATCCGCCAGACGACAATTTTTTAAGCATCTCTATAACACTAGGAGGAGCGTGTTTTGGGAAAATTAACATTAGTGCTATGATACTTGGTAATTCTGTTCGACTGCATGTCGGTATCAGTAAGAGGGGCGTGTTTGGCAAATTTAATCAATTGCAATGACAACCTAGtggtaaatgaataaatatctAGTTTCCTATTCAGCTATTGATTAGAGTTTGGGCTTTTTCAAACAGTGACAAACTATTTACTCAATAGGAAAATAGGACGTCCAGCCTGAATTACACGGAAGATCACCATCACAAAGTACGCTGCTTCCATTACAGGCAGGGTAAAATGAACACAAAACCAgctaaaaaatttaatattcaCGGTGAATACCACGATACAGGGAAACAAAGCGTCGCCGAACAAAATATTGACCAGTCTGGTTCTGTTGCTAGCTTCTGTGcaaaagaaactatttttctcgGTGGGGAATCCTGTTTCTTGGACGTCGATAGTCTTGTACCGATCTCTCCAATAAAGAAGGAGCCATGCAGAAGAATCAAGTCATATCCCCCCGTTGTTAGAACAGCACCAAGTTATCACCATGAACGTTTGTTGCCTAGACGGCCAAGATTAAACAGAGAGCCTCAAAGTGCATTGCCACAAAATGGAAAATCTCTAAGGTACAAAGGAAGACCTCAGAGTTCTTTAGGAAAATCCCTCAGTGTGGAACCTTCGAAAATGTCTGTCGCGCGTAGAAGACATTTCGAACAAGAGGGATTATCGATCCGCTCTATTCACAAGCTTCCTCCTTTGGCTGAAAGGAGACCTGTGGCTTCTTGTACGGATAAAAGCAGTGATGAGCGGCTCTTTCAGAAGGGTAAGGGGAAGGCGGTTATTTCCATTTCAGATGTGCGGCAAATTAccagaagaaaaaatatttttcttcctGCTAACTTAAGTGCACTGCAAGTCCCACAAGCAAGTCTAGCAGAACAAGAGGAATTCCAGAATTGGAAACGAAAAGTTTTGGAAGGGACTGTGAAAAACTGTCGTACAGTAAAAAGTATCAATTGTGTGAAAAAGTCCTCCAATCAAAGCAAAATGACAGAAAATCAATCCAAGACCAGCAAAAACAACAGCCGAATTCCCTATGAAGCAGGCGTAACACAACAATTTTTCGCAAAATCTAAAGCATCATCCGATGTAAACACAACCCAGGAAGCTACTATTAAGACCAAAGGAATTCCCATTGCAGAAAAAGCCCAGGAAATCTCTACTCAATCCAGCCTACCACCCTTCCCTGACACCAGTTTGTCGCCAACCATGGATTTAAAAGAGAAAACCCGCGCTGTTCTTCTTGGCAATATGTCTGAAGTGAAACAGAAAGGAAAGGTATTACAAAGTTATTCCGAAAAAGATTGTACCTCGAACACCTCGGAATTCCCGCGGCGGTCAGAAATACCAGATATTGAAATTGCAGACAAAACTGTTGGGAACGACAGTTTTCCTTGGAAGActgaaaataaatcaaaatcatTCCATTTAAAACATGCCAAAAAATACGAGAATGAGGCACTAGACGGGTTTCATGAAGGCAAGTACCAGCAAGAGTTAGAATCTCAGTCAAATGTCCATTCTGAAAAAGAGCTGAATGGGAAAAGCAGGGCCGACCTTCTGTTAGTTAAAAAGTTAAACAAGAGAAGACTTCTGTTTCGTCTAGCACGACAGGGGCGGCACGTCGAAACTGAACCCATTGTAGACAGGTTATCAAACCATTTTGTCAACACTAACAATGCAACAAAAGACGACGAAGCAAGAAAAGTGATCGCAATGAGTGAATCAGGAATAcaaattaaccaaacaacaCTTGATTCGCCATTTGATGGGCAGAAAAATACGATTTCTTTCTcacagaaaggaaaaaatagcTGTGTAGATGTAGAAAACGACAATCCCAGTGACGAACAGGTTTGCAATGTGGTGGATAGAAGTGTAGTGAAAGAAGgccccaaaaaagaaaaaacaatgacacagaaacaaaattgCTGCAAGGACACTGAGGACGTCAGATCTGGTGGAGAACATTCCTGTGAACACCGTTTAAacgttaagaaaaaagaaaacgaaaaagaagaaaaccatCAAGACGAGTCCTGCCTCACATATCAAAGTTTACAGTACAAAAACAGTAAAGTTGATTTAGCTTTGGTAGATACAAATGCAGAGGAAAGTTCTCCAGTCTGTAAATATGAAGCCTGTGCTAGTTCCAAGGAGCTAGAGAAGCCGAATCAGGTAAACCCCCATAGTTTCATGACCCCAAATCGTAAGAATGGCACTTGTTCTGAGCCTGTTCATGTGAATACATTTCATGAAAAAGGGTCGTACAACACACCTTCTGACCGATCTGGGAGAACGGCAAATGACATTGGCCAGTTTCAAGACTGCTATTCAGTGATAAGGGGTCGTAGAGAGGGACAGTGCATTAAAactgtttctgaggagaagcTGCGTTTTCTCCGTGTGATGCAAAAGCGGCTTTAAGAAAATGCAACGGGGATTTCTTCACTTATTATGATTCCCCTCATAAAGAATAAAGCCCGACATTGTTTCCCCCAGAATTTCAAGTGCCTCGATTAAAAACGCCTCAATTTTTGATATAAGAAGTTGTTCAATTATAGGAACACTGTACAGTCGAACATCAACTCGCGGGCACCCGCTAAAAGTGGACATCTCGTTATTTCTTGTTCTATGAGAAAGCCCTCATAATATCTCAAATCTAACCTACCCAATACAGACACCCCATAATGTAGACAGCGGGTATTTTTTCTTGCCCAATCAGTAGATTTTCATGGAAAGTTAACCCAGCTAATACTGACACTAGTTCTATCAACTCCGTAATGGAATAGGCTTTACTATTGTGAAGGTTttactaaaaaaatgtttagatgCCGTCTTGATGCCGAGGACAACCTGTTGTTAAGAGTGCAAACTAAAcaagaaatattataaaccaAGACGTCAATTACTTACCTATTTGGCAACAAACGTAACCTGCCATCAGGCCTTCCTTCTTCCTTGTATCTTTGGGAGGTGAGAGGTTTCCTTGCCTTTGGCAGTCCGCCGAATTTCGCCCTTCCCcgaaaaatatataagaacGCCTGATTGCAGGTTGCATCAAATAAACGACATCTACCGAGTACTCCTTCAAGTAGTACCATAAGTATAGCTAATGTGTGTAATAAGTGACTGTACTCTTTGCGTGTTCAATTAGTCCCCGGGTAATGGCTACTTGTAAACTAGATACGTTAACATTGTTGATACTTGAGTCATGTGCTcgaatattttttcaacaaaatatgtATTTTTGACTTCATTAACAGGGCCCTGTTAATACGAGCTCCCCTCTTCCATTAATGGGGACCGTCCATGGTCCCCTCAGTATCCGTATTGACGGGGCTCGACTGTTATTGATACTTTTAGATATTTTCTCACCGATCTTGATGAATTGTTTGTGTAAAAAAGTAGACTTTCCCATTAAAGTCATTTGTGTTTTGTGTATAACTTCTGGGTGTTAACTAAAAAAGTCACTTCTCATGTTTGAAAAAAACGTTTGTTTTTCTGACTGACACCTTGCACAAGGATGTCAATGCATTCGaaaacaccaatattttttgGGAGTGTATGTCGCTTCAGGGGTAGCGGGGTTGAGGTATCCTCTGCAAACAGGACAAGTAAAGCGGCTCCTTGCCTCCCCTATCCTACGGAACACCCGTGGGTAGGGTGGAGTACCCGGTCTGCCCCCTATCAGGGTTACATGAAGTCATGGCAGCGGGTGTTGAACATTTTTGAAGCAGACACCTGATGCTATAACTCACAGTGTTGGCTCTCAAAACTGGCGCCAGGTATAGGATTCCCCTACTTTGCAGAACATCAGCTGAAGCCCCTATCTTATAAAGATACCGCCTAGGGAAGAAAGACCCGGGACCTACTTCCTGAAACAATTTCATCCCAACAATCCGAGACCAAACAGTGGAAATAAGAGAAGAAAggcaatagacctctttagcttgtatgttttgttttcccaatacaggtcatgtgatagtACTCTGGGGAAccatttctttcaaatttcgtcttatttaCGTGCATAtctacgcataatttatgaaaagactaTGAGTCAAGTGCCTCTGGGACCTCTTTTGGGAAAACAatacatacaagctaaagaggtctattgggGATAAGCAGTTAGAGTAGTAGTATGTCTTTTCACAGTTTTTACCGTACTGATCAACAATTCCCTGCAATAATTAATCCTCCACGTGGGTCTTCATACAGTTGTGGACCCTACTTAACATAAAGCATTAGactgtttttctttcagtttacAAACCTGGCAGTGTTTCATGCTTATTTTGGTACATTTGGCGAACATTTAGCGAAAAGCCCAATTTGAAGCCAACtgtttgctttctttaaaaTCTGCAAGACTGAAGCCGATTGAAGTGCTATAAGAAAGTAAGCAAATCAGTAACTTTATTTAATGTCGATAAAGTGGGGAGTGGTCGCACAGTCTCTTTTAGCCAGGGACTCGTgtaaaaaaatactcgaccgcGCTGAAACTTACGTATTCTATTTCGTATTTCTAGtcacaaatataaaaaatgatgaTGTGTTAATTAAGTTACTCACTGTTTCCAGGCCTCATTTTTCCATTTCTTATGCAAATTATATCGaaaagagaaagtgaaaaatgaaGCCTACCTAAACCGATCGAGGCTCTATTATCTCCATGGACCGAAATTTGCCACACCAAATACTAAGGTTGTATACAACCCTGTTCCTACTTCTTGAATCAGCTTACAGAGTTGAATGGCCTAACGCTTACTAAAAGAGCTGAACCGAGTTTCTGACTTCAAGGTATAATACaagaattaataattatatcaaagCCAAATCCTGCAGTAGGTTTATATTACAAGaattattctaagaaaactccATCCGATCAGAAGTGCTGTAATCCACAGGAGATTAGGTACATCTCAGCTTCCAATATTAGACCCACCCTCCTCAGTTACATGATTTACGTGATTTCTCTCCTGTCCTCCCACCCCTTATGGGCTCCCCCCGAGCTTCGCGAGGTTCTACGATACGCCTATTTCTAGTAttaaaaatatgtatatataacATTGTTAATATATTAGGCCACATAGGCAGTAAAGCGTTTCAGTGGAAGACGATCCAGTCACTCGAAACTTATGAATTCAAATGTCGAACTTCTCTTACTTGTATTTAACTTTTAGGAACGATTTCAGTCAAAACTCTACATTTAGCAAGCTTCCTACAGTGGGACCTTAATGTAACGGACCTCTGTATAACGCAGTCTCCGGGATAACGAGTGATATTCTGTAATTCTGTTTAGtaatagaaaaataaatgaaaaagaacctcgatattaCGAAACCTTGGTGTTGCGAACATGTTTTGCTtgtcccttggccctttgttatATCGAAGTTCTGGTATATTTTAAAAGTGCcacatcccccccccccggagttAAAATTGTCCATAAATTGATATCATAATAAGAACTCCTATTAAACGGCCAACCTTCCTCGAGAGCCGCGCCGATTAATAGAGAGGTTCGACTAGAAGTTTGGTCTAATTGTGATGTCACACGTTTGAACTGGGTTTGGTTGTGTATCTGTGGTTCTCAATTCTCTGATATAATCAAGTTTGTATAATGTTACTAAAACTTGAATCTTGAGTACCAAGCATCAGAATCATCATCATCGAGGGATACGTTTTTCAGTGTTTTCCTTGCCTCTTCGCTGATGTCTGAAACTTGCCGGGACAGCCTTCGAACCAGCTTCTCGCTTTCATCTTCATCCTTTGTTTTGGAGAGGAGCTGAGCATGACGTTTTGCCACTTCGTAGTATTTGACACGTTGGGCCCACCCAGGACTGGCAGCTCTTTTCTCAGACTCAATAAGTAGTTCAATGTACTCTTCTTCAGTGAGTAGTTTAGGCTTAAGAGCGATTTCATTCAAACGACGAACACTTTTCTGAGCTTGTCTTATTTTGTTGAGAACTCCTACATGAACATTTTCTAGAGATTCCGCCAACGAAATCAGCATCTGTTTTGCTGTGGCCTTTTCGTGAACCGCCTTTAGGTATTTCTCTTTGAGAGATTCTAATGTTCCTGTCTCTGTAGACACTTCATACTTGATCAAGTATGGAAAGTTCCTGTGATCAGACCAAATGCAACCAAGAGGACAAATTCTGCATTTGCCTTCCTCTCCCATGACACTGCAGTTAATCTTTTTCCTTTCATCAGCAATTTTACAATTCTTATGACAAGTGCTCTGACATTTAATACATGTGGTGGTGTGTTGTCCTGTTCCTTCTAGGCTGACATGAACTGGTTTAGTAACAGTGACTTTAAAGGTGAAATCCTTATTTGCTTCAATTTCTAGTTCGTGTGCTTGCAACACAAGTTCCTCCTGTCTCATCTCTTCCATTTTGTCCAGTCCCAACTTGATCTGATCTTTAAGACTTTCAAGTGAAACGTACAGTTGTTCTCGTTCCTTCAGTACTTTCTTAGTGAGTTGAAGGCTGACGCATTCAGATTTAGGGAATTCCAAGAAGAATTTGTCGAGAGAACTCGTATTCATTTCCCAGAACTTTTTGTCATAGCTTATTCCTTCTTGAGCAACGTTCGACGCAAAAAGAGCAGAGTTGTTGAACTTGAAAAGTTTTTCATTCTGGCTTGGGATTTCGATTTCCTTGATGACGTCTAAAACAGGAGGACTTTGACTACCTGCAAAGGTAATCATCGTgaagatattttgaggaacatcACAGCCAAATATTGACAGGATTGAATCGAATATGTACTTCTGCGTTGGAGTAAGGCGTGCTTGTGAAGCATCAATGACAAAGCCAATTCCATCGAGATGGTCGATTCCTTCTGGTAGAGGGATAGTAAAGAACTTCTTTATTTGCTCAGTGATCTCTTTGTCTCTTCTTAATCCGTCTGTTCCACCAAATCCGGGAGAGTCAATTACTGTGAACGTGTAAGGAACTGGGGACTCATCAGTAGGGTAAAATGTGTAAGCAGTGAGGTAACTCGTTGGTTCATCGTCTGTAATTAGCTTGAAACGGAAGTCATCGTCCCATTTGACGTCCTTAAGGTGGTTGGCCATGGCATTGATCAGAGTGCTTTTCCCAGCCCCAGTCGCACCGACCATCAGTAACACCTTTTCTGGAGACTGGCTTATTTCACCAATAGATTTTCTGGAGAGCATTGATTTTGACAATGACAGCTCCTCTTTTATTGGAAGTATACGGATATAAGGAGGTCCATCCTCATCTTTTGAAACGTCTTCTGAGCCTTGGTCTTGCGCTGGTAGGTTTTCTCTATTATAACTATCAAAAGCATCCCCGGCTGGCGGGGTCTTGTTTGCATTCGGGAAACAATGCTGATCCTCCTGCTCTCCATTTTCAGTGTTATTGTCTTTGCATTTGGTTGTGACAGTCGTCGTGGCTTGTAAAAAAAACAGAATGTATATTAATATTAGCAATCAAGAGGATTTAAATCCTTagtataaaaagaaattattagcAATCGCTGTCCTGGGTTTGAAAAGCAAAACAGTGATCGCTAAATAAACAGTATCTAACAGTTAAGATATTTACTAGAAGTACTAGTAGTTTAGATTATATACTACTCAGTGGAAATGGAAGGTTCGTACTCATTTCATACAAATTTGTAACCTATGATGTAAGCAATTACTCAATCTAGTTTTGGATGTTTTGTTAGACGAATGTGCAAAAAAAGCTCCTTGTCTTATTTCTTTTATGACTTATCTTGTCTTATCTCGAAGCCATATTATATGAACGGACAGCGATTTGATGCAATATACGTTACCAAGAAAAATCGGTTTCTAAAATCTGAAGAAATGCCCTGCGGGTGGTGGTACTTATCCTGACCTTCCACCTTACAGGCAGCGTTAGTTTGGATGGACAAGATGTTGTGGAGATAGACGAGTGCCGTTAATTGTTTGAGACACAGTCTGAGAGGAGGGACGACTTAGCAGTAACGTCAAAACTAGAATTGAAGAGCCAGAGTGCATTTGTTTGGCTAAAGATGATCTTCAGCCCCcaaaacatcaacaaatttaaaaaatgcacaTTCGGGGAAAGAAATGAGGAGGTATGACAACCTTGCAGAGTTGTGGTGCGGCAACAGCTAAAAGAGACTCTAATACGAAAGAGATAGTCAACAGGTAACTATTATTTAACCAAGCTTTGTTTCCTCAACTCTAAACTCTTGGAATATAATTGAGACCCGTTTCGTTTAAGCTTAGCTTGTGCATAAGCTTACCAttcaattaaaaacaacaagtcaGGGTGAGAAAACATTTTGTGCATCACTAATCAGCAGAGTTTGGCTGGGAAACTGATTGATTGACTCTCTGCCGTGGAAAATTTTATAACATTACCAACACTCACCATCGGTAGCTGTTGAGTTAGAGCTGACCATTGCCTGCTGCATTTTCCGCAACTGATCTTTGATATCTTCTTGCACCGTTTCCACAAATGTCTGAAAATGTTCTCGTAATTTGAGTTCTGTTGTTTCCACTTTGCGTCCTAATGCCGTTTCCAAATGAGCCATTCCTTCTTGAGTTGCTTTCTTAAGCTCTCCTAGGGCCTTCTTCACCTCTATGTCATTTTCATACCACCTCTTCAATTCATCAacatttatttcatctttttGTGTAAGGGGATCTTTTAAAAACTTATCGATGGCGTTTTGCCACTCCTTTTGCTTTTCGTGGCCAAAGTGTCCCGCAATTCTAACGAGAACTTCACTAATCTCTTGCCAAAGAGATGGGAACTCTTCGTCTGGAATCTCCATCATCTGGCTTACATGCCCATAAACGGAATTTCGTAAAAGCCTTATTCTCACTAAATCCGCTGCTAACGTGTGGTCTGTGTTTGACGGTGGCGTGTCCCATCCCGCTGAGGGGGGAGTAATGCTGCATATTGTTCTCAGCAATCTAGTAAGCAGCGTGACATCAAAATCTGTCGATTTCCCATACACTCCTGGGGAGGGGTAAAGATAGTCCCACTGTGGCTTAGTCAATCTTGCTCCCTTCAGAAGTGTCTTTGTTGCAGGAGCACTCAATATTTTAGCAAGTTGGCTTGGTGGACAATGAGCGTCAAATATCTCCCTCAGAAGGCTGGTACCTCCACTTATCAAAAGTCGTGCAACACGataaaaatttccttttccaGACGTTGAACTGAGCACTTCTGCTGGGTCCATAACCTGTGGGCGATCAAAGAAAAATGTGATCtaatatattcttatagaagCAAATGAAAATGGAGTTTTTACTACTCCTTTTGTGCTTATTTAAAATGTCAGTATAGTGATATTCACTGATATTCAAATATATTCCAATTCTTTATCATTCGCATTGTTAGTTGCCTTACCAGACCACATCCACTAGAGCCTCACctgaaacagtttttgtaattTCCGCCGATGCAATATTACAATATAAAGATATATGACTGAAAATTGCAAGAAACCGAAAGAAATCACGAGGCATAATTATGCAGCGTGGCGCCTGTCTGTACTGAATTAAGAAAGGGAAACTCTCAACACCAAAGTTTAATTGAAAGACCTGATGGCAAGATATGCAAAGTAACAATAAGGTAataaggatgaaaaaaaaaaagaaataaaaagagaaaacatacACAAAAAAGGGAGAAtggaaggaaagaaagaaattaagtAAGACtatgttttttcaatttgttctCATAAACGTTGCAACACTTATTAACCTTGGAATGTCTGGGCTGAAGCAACAAAAATGCAATAGCCTTGTGTTGGCTCTGCATTTAGTAACAAACATTTGGAGCAAATATGCTGGAAGACATTACGTCTAACTCAAATTAAGGTCACCCATTTCACGCCATTAGGTAACAGATCTTAATTTCTCTCTACAGATCGTTGTTGGCGATCAGTGCTGTCAACAAAATCCTTCAGATTTTGGTCAGGGAGTGATGGTACCGATTAGTATATTTTTCTTATTACTGTAAGCCTTAACTCAATAAATAATTGCTAATTCAACATGCACTAAGAGCACGATCATGACGTTGTGTTGTTACAGTTGTTGGATATGGCTATTGACGGAAATAATTCTTATTTAGATTCTAAGCAACCTGATAACTCTTGCAGTTGACCGTCTCGACAATATCATAAAAGTGAACCTAACAGCTCAGCATTTCAATCCTTTAACTTGCTAAACATCAATCAAGAATCTTTGGTGCTATTGTCTGGTGTTGAACTTAGATATATTTTAGGTGGGTATGTGCCACACTGTCTCCAAAATTGGACCCAGTTtagaacaaaattaaaataaagagCTTTCGTGCATTCAAAATATTACACCCCTTTCTAGAAAACGTAGCATGATTACGCTCTAAACTCACGTCCTCATAGAGGGCGTCGCATATACGTTAGGTAGCTTGCAGGAGCGCCCTAATGTCTCATGGACAGcaaaacatttctcaaaatgtaATTCGGGACTGAGCTAGGTTCACCATCTGAACTTCAGCCGGCTTTACACTTTATTATAAAGACTTTCATCATTCCGTTCATTTTGATTTGTTGTTCCATTCAGCACCGTACCTGAGACGGGTTGCTTTGATCGACTTTATTCGGCTGCAACTTATGTCATGCATAAGCCGGTCAAACTGAGTATCCGactgtatttttgttttctgtttttattacatccactttgaaatcactggttatccgtgcaatctgattggctctcagcagtgtgatttattcctaaatcgcaccattttttgctctaaatcgcatctgttccaaatcgcgtcattcatgttctaaatcgcatcatttctgttttaaatcgcaccatttttgttctatatcgcatcatttctgtttcgaatacaaaatgagatgtaaaagcctttttgtttcggctttttaagaaaccggctactcgatcaataaaatattagtactgactaaattctacgatttcaaaatggatgtaataaagtggtaattgaacttcgtgtcgtgcaattttggtctgaaatcatacttgtgatttcaaatcgaactcgcgctgcgcgctcgttcgattttgaaatcacgcgtatgatttcagaccaaatcgcactccactcagttcaattaccattattaatccCCTCTATTACTGACAACAAAGCAACGCAAGGAAAGGATAATTGAATTGAGATCGATATCAGAGATATCAACTGCTTGTCGTTATTTTATCGAGTAAATGACACTCTGTTCCCCTCCGTTGACAAATACACCGTCGAACGAAATCATTCCGAAGAAAATAGGCTAGTATGACCAGAAACCGAGCTCGAAGATG
The genomic region above belongs to Porites lutea chromosome 12, jaPorLute2.1, whole genome shotgun sequence and contains:
- the LOC140921266 gene encoding uncharacterized protein; translation: MLSRKSIGEISQSPEKVLLMVGATGAGKSTLINAMANHLKDVKWDDDFRFKLITDDEPTSYLTAYTFYPTDESPVPYTFTVIDSPGFGGTDGLRRDKEITEQIKKFFTIPLPEGIDHLDGIGFVIDASQARLTPTQKYIFDSILSIFGCDVPQNIFTMITFAGSQSPPVLDVIKEIEIPSQNEKLFKFNNSALFASNVAQEGISYDKKFWEMNTSSLDKFFLEFPKSECVSLQLTKKVLKEREQLYVSLESLKDQIKLGLDKMEEMRQEELVLQAHELEIEANKDFTFKVTVTKPVHVSLEGTGQHTTTCIKCQSTCHKNCKIADERKKINCSVMGEEGKCRICPLGCIWSDHRNFPYLIKYEVSTETGTLESLKEKYLKAVHEKATAKQMLISLAESLENVHVGVLNKIRQAQKSVRRLNEIALKPKLLTEEEYIELLIESEKRAASPGWAQRVKYYEVAKRHAQLLSKTKDEDESEKLVRRLSRQVSDISEEARKTLKNVSLDDDDSDAWYSRFKF
- the LOC140921267 gene encoding E3 ubiquitin-protein ligase DZIP3-like, whose product is MSTKVMDPAEVLSSTSGKGNFYRVARLLISGGTSLLREIFDAHCPPSQLAKILSAPATKTLLKGARLTKPQWDYLYPSPGVYGKSTDFDVTLLTRLLRTICSITPPSAGWDTPPSNTDHTLAADLVRIRLLRNSVYGHVSQMMEIPDEEFPSLWQEISEVLVRIAGHFGHEKQKEWQNAIDKFLKDPLTQKDEINVDELKRWYENDIEVKKALGELKKATQEGMAHLETALGRKVETTELKLREHFQTFVETVQEDIKDQLRKMQQAMVSSNSTATDGECW